In a single window of the Pongo abelii isolate AG06213 chromosome 1, NHGRI_mPonAbe1-v2.0_pri, whole genome shotgun sequence genome:
- the LOC100450406 gene encoding lymphotactin — MRLLILALLGICCLTAYIVEGVGSEVSDKRTCVSLTTQRLPVSRIKTYTITEGSLRAVIFITKRGLKVCADPQARWVKDVVRSMDSKSNTRNNMIQTKPTGTQQSTNTAVTLTG, encoded by the exons ATGAGACTTCTCATCCTGGCCCTCCTTGGCATCTGCTGTCTCACTGCATACATTGTGGAAG GTGTAGGGAGTGAAGTCTCAGATAAGAGGACCTGTGTGAGCCTCACTACCCAGCGACTGCCAGTTAGCAGAATCAAGACCTACACCATCACGGAAGGCTCCTTGAGAGCAGTAAT TTTTATTACCAAACGTGGCCTAAAAGTCTGTGCTGATCCACAAGCCAGGTGGGTGAAAGACGTGGTCAGAAGCATGGACAGCAAATCCAACACCAGAAATAACATGATCCAGACCAAGCCAACAGGAACCCAGCAATCGACCAATACAGCTGTGACCCTGACTGGGTAG